actagttctttaatctttttcttatgtgatacttgaaagctgatattgctctgaaatttgggtggtagtttactcttgttacactagcttttctataaaaatttcatgatcagttctttgttgtagctatttatttgatttaatccttgtttagtatactttatttatgataaataatttctgttcttgttaaatcctgaaaatattcctgagtgttcatctagaatatcttaacttgtccaggaagtttgagcatcagttaatggctagaacaggagctaaaatttaatctttctaaactgatgtctgttttgtttattttctcagaattatttcggtgtagataaaatcatgaaaaattcacagtagatatatcatccctgtgtagatctcctgttaaattttgagcttctgttttgatctatttggatctgtataattcaagcttgtactaggtgttgcctgcataaatgatttattgtgattaaatagttacatgtcttgatatgatttttgtagggtagattactttgttcatgttctgtttagtgtaattttggtagattttattactttttgtactctgagttgttgttttatttacaaaccatgatttaatcgtataggaaatcaccaccactcattttatgaagttagttaacttcttttgtgctgttgatcatgatgccttgtgtagttaaatttgttatttaactactctataaacgattgcccatatttgtttataattttgttcttgcattacatatagacacgactgccttatcggacgggacgtacgagctgatcccggaatctgacggaggtgatctagaagctcaagtaaacactgcggaactaactgaagccccgaaccaaagttcggaagagcctagcgctgaaatagttagcaattaccgagaaggcaagccccggacataacctatatttcaaattattatcatttactattattattacttgtgcatttacagttcttaggattttgatttgaaaccctagatgcatgaacCTAGGAACCTAtatactgaacactagacttgagttcgactacttgctaagcttataggaccggtaaaagtcgagtgattgcctgtcactcgcgagctttataggaattgcctgtttactttctgttatcaatataaggacgacggacggggttatgttcgatatcatgacctcaggtgataccccgtctgtgttgataaacttgctaaggtcgcggtgtgtggtagtgctggttaagtttttgaatgtactagccacatgccgtaaatatggtacgcggcaagcctagtagccgattggaccggggagtggatatacctcccactctctcagtagggataggttttattttatgttgcgcaacactacgacttcgagggacaaggttcggccttggagccctgtagtcggggagagtggcactatccacaagccggaaagaaaggtcaacggttgtttgggaatgacccgacggtgttccagacgtgtgtgctaggttgtccttgcaaggttgaatttcgattcagaatcgtccgcctctcacgatgaaatgagactgcttgatctctttgccacacagagtaataagagcaataatattatttatcaatcttgatgtttgcttagttttctaccatgattgaatagtagttgcttacatagaatggttaatccactagaatcttgaaagctaaaacttgaaagtaaggacatactctttattgcttttcagcaaaagaaaaccagaacctcacaaagccttgcatagcctagctaaggtgggttacttatacccgttggcggttaagtcttgctgagtattagaatactcagccttgctgttgaaattttttttcaggtatgagtttcgaggatcagatcgctagcttgacctatccttgctcgttgcctcctggctggtccgtagagtgggatacgtcttcggccggcaatgactatgacgagtgataccttgcttgggctagcttggtaccaTTTTGCGACGTGTGTAGCCGCCGTGTTTTaccttccgctgtttaaactctgatcATACACTTAtagtttgtataactgctttacttaagttggttttgtaataatggtttgaactgatttgtaatcactactaaacttgcctgtgttgtaaaattgtggttgtaatatctctgaactcgccttcgtgcggggtatgcttgttcgatccgagaaccggtggttgtatcgggacgttacccgacagacccagaattgttccgtttgaagtgcgtttaagctaatgttgcctttatggtaatggcctgcgcacttgagccgggataatttaggcggttctgccacacaagTTGTATGCACCACTAAGGGCgtgtttggcagagctccacTGGAGCTGCTGCTCCACCACAGAGTAGCTCTAGCGTGGAGCTGTGCTCTGAATTGCAATGTGTTTGGCAGATATAACAGCTCCAGCTCCGCAATAGAGATTTTGATCAGATTTCCCCTTTTTgcccttgtttttttttgttggctGGTTTTTTCTTGTTGCGGCTCGTGCATGGCGCAAGCTGCTGggacatattttttttcttgttgcgGCTGGTGTATGGCGCAAGCTGCTGGGCCTCTCCTGCCATGTCGCTCGGACCCTGGccgtggccgccggccgcgtgcAGACCCTGCTGAATGCCGGCGACGCCCAGGCagtggccgccggccgcgcccacgccATGAAGGCCGGCCGCGCCCAGTCCCTGCTTCCCACCGGCGACGCTTAGGTCGTGAAGATCGGCCGCGTCCACGCcttggccgccggccgcgcccacgGGCCACCGGCCGCGCGCACGTCAGGGCCGTGGGTCGCGCCCATGAAGAAGGCCGGCCGCGCTCAGCCCGTGTTGGCCGCCGACCGCGCCCACGCCAAGGCCGCCGGCCCCGCGCACGCAAGTAAGGCTGGCCGCGCCCAGGCCGTCGTGGCCGGCCAAGCCGCCGTCCATGGAAGCACCAATAGCCGGATGAGGAAGATCTATCCTAGGGTTTCTTCTGGGTTGATTGGAGGACGAAaacggaggcggcggtggaggaggaatcATCCCTGCTACTCGCCGGCCACCGGACGTCGACGATCTTCGCCTTGGCCGCCGGCGAGATGCAaggtggcgccgccggcgccctcctgGAAATAACAAGGAAGGGGAACGACGATGCAGGAAGGGGATCGACGGAAAAAAATGAAACTGAAGCGTTATCTGTGTAATGGatggcaaaggtgggtaatttccACCAACTCCACAAAACAAGAGTTGGTGGAGTACCCATTGAGATGCTCCATAGAATTGGTGGAGTTGGGAGCTAGATCCATATTTTTTGCGGATCTGGAGTTCCCGGAGATGAGGCGTTTGGCTAGAAAAATTGGGAGTGGAGCTGTTTTTTTGGATCTGGAGCTGCTTGGAGCTGTGCCAAACACGCCCTAAGATCTGAATTGTGTGCTATGTGGCTCCTATTGGTGATGCTGCCTCAATGATTCCGAGTTCCTGCGGGAGCAATACATTTACACAAAAGTCTTCAAATGCTTACGAGTACTACCAGTCATACAGTACTCCGTAGGATCTTCCAAAGGGATGTAAATGGTATGGATATTTCCCGACCGTATTCGAAATTGATCTGGTCTGGAAGGGTTTTTATCCGTCTGTATCCGATTCCGAGTATCCAATATCCGTAACCGATCCGTATCCGAATGCTCAaaagttacatttttatgatgtcgatatccattacaatcttaTCCGGCAAAAACTAACACTATCTGTATCCGACTCCGTATCCGAacacaaatatgaaaacaaatacgataTTAGTAATATCCGTCCTTATCCGATCCGTTTACATCCGTCAAactagagtttttttttcctttttggagGGTAATTCTAACACCAAGCATATAAATCTTAAGCATATAAATCTTATGTTGCACTAAGTGGTGGTTGTTTAAGTTATAGAAAGTTGTATTTGTGGTTGCTAGCCTGCTATAGTGCTATCAAGGATTTAGGGGTATGCTGAATGCCTTTTATTTTCAACTGGTACAATCCATTGGTAATTTGGTATAGATAGACTTGGCACACGCATGCAAGAGGATATGTATTCCATGTATGGTGCTTCCTAAGGCCACAATCAAAGAATCTCATCATATGACCGTGGTCCACCATCTATGATCTGCTGCTCATAGGATGTATCAAGTAACATCTAAGGTGAAGTGTGTTACACTTAACAACTTCGAGAAATGCAGAAATTTTCGGGAAACCATTCTCTTAGAGTTTTCAGAAAACCGAAATAAACAAAAGACGAACTGAATACTGTTTCAATTAGTGTATAGTGATTATTGTTTTAATTAGAGGTAGATAGCAAGCAATTACCACATGGTGTCATTCATTTCTTTCACAATACAGTGACAGCAAGGCTTCACACTCATTATGATTAATTGTATTTCTCATATAAGATCACAACATAAGTGACATGTTATGTAATACTCCAGGCCTGTACGTCACATCTATTTCTAGGTACAAATATGATCACTTGGTTAAACTTAAACATTCATCATAATGAGTTTGCTGTTGCTGTTTTTGTATCGAAAAACAACAGGTGGGCTATGCATTTGTCGTGTCTTCAGTGTGCTGTACAAAAATATAGCTAATATTGTCTGCTTATGCAATTGCTGATGAGATATTTCATCACCTTTTGTATGTTGAGGTTGGTACATTCTTGTAATAAGGAATTAAGGATGTCGACATGAGAATTTTCCATTGATAAAGTGAAAGCGATGCTGCTGTAGCGATGTAGTGAAAACATGCTATAGGATCTTTTATGAACACATGCATCATTCGGGGACGGTGGCAACTGCTTAACTTGTATGTAGACTATTTTTGTCCACTCGTTTCAACTTTCATTGCCATGAAAGTTTGATCTACATAGAATACTAGAATTTACTTTATTGATCTGTTCCATCACTAGGCTTTCTGGCTGTTTCACTCCACGTCAGATTCTCTTATCAAGATGTGATGCTGATTGGAGGGGTGAAGGGCACTTGCTGGACCAATCATTGAGTGAATATATTTTACCACTTCTGCCACGTGGTCCAGTGATTTGTGAGAGTCATGGTTTGTAACTGCTGAAAGGAACTATCGAAGTCATTTTCTTTGTCGAACTTTTTATGTCTGTGCAAAAGTAGGCATCTCTTAGCACAATTCTAATTCTCCACCGTTGTCTTTGATTTGACTGCTACATTGTATCTATCAGACAACATATTCATTCCTACAAATGCTAGGATAAGTCGTCAATTTAGATTTAACACAAGTAAACCCTTTGATTGTAAAAGACAAACAGACAACATCATATTAGACATGATAATGGATGAACCATTTTTTGCGATAGTTCTTTTGCTTATTAACATTTGTAGCAGACACTTAACCTAGATGCATGACTTTGTGTAAAAATTGCCCCGCTAACCACTGAAAGAAAATGCTGTTTTGCTTCACCATCCAACAGCTGTCATTTACTTCTGTCTTTCTGATTTGAGTTTGACCCCTTGAATTCTTGATTGATCCGGACAGTAGTTTATCAAATTCTGTGATATATTCAGGTTCATCTGTTTTTCCTCCTTGCATTGGGAATACTTGACTAACTTATGAAACTTTCCAATTTAGATACTTCATCGGGTTATCCCACACACAACTAATTACTTTAAAGGAGTTAATATATTCTTCTTCTCAAATCGAGGAATATAAACCTCTTTTGGTAGCTGTAACCTGGGCCTCCTCCGTTCCTTTGCATTATTCCATGAAAAAACAGCTCATAAACATCAGAGTGTGTATGGAGCTCAATGCTAGAGTTGATGAATAAAGTAATACTTGAGCTGTTAATGTAATATAAGCACCTATACCAACAATGGAAAAATGATAGCAATTTCCCATCACAAGTAATCATAAACATTGGTTAGGACAAAATGGCAATCTTCCTAGTCATCGATGTGCATAGTTCAAATAAGAGCTATTCCGCAGGCCATATGTGTTAGGAAAAATGTGCTCAACATGCACCTCAAAGGAGCATCAGAAATGCCGCTGTTAAAGTCACTGTCCAAAATGTGGATAGACGTTGCACACCTTGTATATGTGTCATGCTAATATTTGCTGTGCATACTTTGAAATGTATTCACTTTCATCTATGTTGTATGATAGTAGCATCCTCCTCAGCTATATAAGTGAACCTCATTTCCAACTTTTTACAAGCAAAGTGATCAACCAGTTGTGTATGCATTTTGTGCCTACTCTACCTTGAAGACATTCATTTGCCTTCCCCTCATTTAACACTTGTAAATGGAGTGTTATAATTTACAACGCCAGGCAGCATGCTTGAAAAGGAGCCTCTTTGATCAGGCTTGTATTCTATTCTTCTCAAGCACTGTGGTTGAGAAAATAATGTTATTCGTATTTGTTCAAGTATTGCAGTATTCCTACCAATATATCCTTTGTGCTATAGGAGCAActcacttctttttttttttgagatcaaCTCACTTCTGAGGCTATGCAACTCTACTTTTCAATCCTTTCTATCTATGATTTATTTGTGTTATCTTTTGTTCAGCTTTGAGCAAAGAGTAGAAATCAGTGTTCATGCAACTTTACTTTTCAATCCTTTCTGTCTATCATTTTGCAGTCATTTCATATTAGTTGACAGAAAGCTAAGAAAAACCTGAAACTCAAAATGCTGAATTAAGTGCGTTGATGATATTTATATAGAGTTCAGAATTCCACTAGATTTTTGTGTGAACCTTCACTTGGCAAATTGATGCTAAGATTTTCATGGCCACTTCTGCGTTTTTCAAATACTGCTAATTACCTTACTTTAATGCGTGCTGATAAATCATTTCCTACTTTTtcatattataaatttataatgacAGGGATACTTGGATGAACAATTTTATCAGATTGAGGACTTGCAGGATGAAGCAAGTCCTAATTTTACAGAAGAAGTTGTTTCCTTGTTCTTCAAGGACTCAGCCCGGCTAATGACAAATATTGAGCAAGCTATGTAAGTATAAGCAATGTCATAAAGTAGTATGACTCTCTGTTCTCTTTACATGTTAAGCGACACTTTGCAGGGAGAAGAACCCCAGAGATTTCAATAGATGGGATGCACACATGCAGCAATTAAAAGGAAGCTGTTCTAGGTTGGTCCACCGATATAGTTTCTTCTGTGTTTGTTTGACTGCATATATGATGCATGCCTCTGTAACAACTATTGCTCACGGACTTTTAGAGATTGTTTGAACTTCTTGCCCTTCTaggaaagttcatgataaataTTAGTTACCTGTTTGGTGAGGGGGAGAAGTCCTGCTTTTTCCAACAACTGGCCCAACTTAGCTGGGAAAACTTTGCCAAGTGGAGGAGAGCCGCATGCAGCCCAGGTCATTTTCATGGGTTGGAAACGTAATGCTTAGGTTTTGTACTGTTTTTCATATGTTATCAGGAAGTTACTGTTAattttcaaatattaacaagtgtATAGCAAATTTATGATCGGACGTAATTTATTTTGCCAAGAAATCAATGCATTTGACAAACTTCCATTGAAGGAAGAAAAAATAAACTGCATTCTAGACCGGCTTAATATTTTTACCCTTTATATAGCCTGGATAGGCGAAGAACCTGAGCAATTCTTCATCTTCAATTGTTGGAAACAATGACAACATATGCTTTCCTGAACGCTTAAACATATTTGGTTGATTTTGATATGCATCTATTGAATGCCTTGCTAAATGGTAGATATTGTGTAAGCATATTTTGTTTTGATGAGATCTGCTAAGGCAAAGGCAAATATTGATTTGACGCAATACCAAGTTGTATAGAAGCAACCCATGTCATGAATATTGCTGTTACTGCTTATTTCATAAGATGCATAGACATTTTGACATGTGTTTTTATTGTAGCAACTTTGTGTCTTTATGATCCATGCCTAACATAACAATTGGTCACAGCATTGGTGCTTCCAGGATGAAGAATGAGTGCGCATCATTCAGGAATAGCTGTAGAGATGAGAATGCTGAAGGGTCTCTCTCCCATTCTCTGTCCTTATCTAAAATTTGcactgtgattttttttttttgggaatttatAACTTTGGATAGTGAGTCTTAAGATGACTATTTAAGCCAAATGCCTCACACTTCCCTAAAAAAAGGCATGCTAAAGTAATTTAGTTCCCATATTGATATTCGAGTTCGAGTATCCAACCAGGCAACCAGTGGGCACTTTTGCAGAAAGCAATAAGACGGCCAATGCCACCTTGATGGAGTAAGCATGGCTTTGGCCATGGCATGTGGAACTGTACTAGCTACACATGCTCTTATGCCACTCTTTCTTCTAACATTAACTCCAATTGGATCGGCTTTAGCCCTTCTTGGCTTGGCTATCGATAGTTTCACAGGGTACCCTTTTGTCTGAGAGGGCCAATAACTTTTCTCTGTGATCGAGACTTGCTAATTGGTCATTACTGATACACCTGCGTTTTTTGTCTACCCAGCTGCATGAGGTCTTTCCAAAAGTTGAAGAGGGAGCATGGTGTACTCAGGCAGAAGCTGGAGTCCTACTTCCAGGTAATCTTTGTCGATGAGCAGCACACCCAGCTTCATCTCTTGAGAACCATTCATCACCTTGCTCATCTCACCTTTGTACAATCGTACTGCGAGCAGTTGCTCCGACAAGCCGGTCCTTTCGAGACTGCAACCAGGCCTGGGGGCGCTTAAGGAACTGGCTGCTGGCGGTCAGGGCAGGCGCTcctccacgcgatcgttgcacACGATCAGTAAAGGCGGGCCACGAATAAGAAATTTTCCAGATTCCTATGGGTGGAATTCTCTGAGCTACTACAAGTTTGTGACCATATATCCTACAAAAATCCAGGCTCTCAAATCTCCAGATAATCTTTTAACCTGGTGTTTGCTGACTAGCTAGGTTTGGCAAATAAGAATAACCTGTTGGCGCCCCACGGCGATGTAGCCTGACATACCATCAGGTATTCAGGTGTGCCATGTCTGCCTCTATGTCTCTATTGTAAGCAGTTAAGTATACATGGTCAAATAAACTCGATGGAGTTTGCAATTTGCATCATGAGACCTTTGCTTTGTCCACGCTGCCATCCGGATCGGGAATTTGGGATGTCTCGACGCTGCTGCGATCTGCAGCTGCCCAAAACTGCCTGTGACCATCGATGTTGTGATGAATTGCAATCAGGACCTGATGGACATCACTGAACTAACACGGATGGGGGGACATGACACGGCTATCCGTGTCGGTAACCCTGATGGATGGGCATGTCATGCGATCGAGATCTGTGTGAAGGGCTTGACTGAGCTATGATTAACCGGAACATGTTGCAGGCTATTTTCAGAGGGACCTATTGTCTGCGATTTTGGTCAATGTTGCGGTATGAGGAGAGAACAAATGATTATCTGTTCTTGAATGCCAGCACTTCTTTGGAGATGGTAGCCTTAGAACTATTAGCATAATGCCCGTGCATTGCCACGGTTAGCACTAAATAAATAGTATTGCTTGCCTTGAAGACTTTAAATTTGGTCTGCTTTTTTATCCTACTTTTTTTTTGGCACATCTAGATGTTTTACTCAATCCTTTCCACATTGAAAATCACAAAGATATATTATTAGTCCCAACCAACGTCAACTTTGCAGGCATGCTAAAATAAGATAATCACGTTATTGCTTGTGCAGAACAATCTTGATGCATCTTTGTTTACTTGAAAGTTCTTTATGATTTATTCACATTATactttccttcaaaaaaaattcacatTATACCCCCATCCTGCTAACTCGCGCTCTCTCTCTTCGGTGCAGTTTGTAGTTTGTTACAAACCTGAAGAAATACAATATTAACTTTATCTCTGGAAAAATGGATCGAGCAACCTGATAAAAatgtacccgcaaaaaaaaacctGATAAAAATGCTTAGCACTTAAGCACAGTTGATCAGAAAATGAACTTTATTGATGCACACATAGCGTTTGGCCCATGAGCCGTGTCGACCAGGCACAATACCGAAGTAGCCCAGCGGTGACGTGTGGAGGCGCAATACCGAACTTTAGTTTTTTCCTCCTCCGCGTGCGTTCGTCTGTCTTCGTGTAGGAAACAGGGGTGGTGGTCCACCTATAAGCACCTAGC
The nucleotide sequence above comes from Panicum virgatum strain AP13 chromosome 3K, P.virgatum_v5, whole genome shotgun sequence. Encoded proteins:
- the LOC120698084 gene encoding pseudo histidine-containing phosphotransfer protein 5-like isoform X1, with amino-acid sequence MECYNLQRQAACLKRSLFDQGYLDEQFYQIEDLQDEASPNFTEEVVSLFFKDSARLMTNIEQAMEKNPRDFNRWDAHMQQLKGSCSSIGASRMKNECASFRNSCRDENAEGCMRSFQKLKREHGVLRQKLESYFQLLRQAGPFETATRPGGA
- the LOC120698084 gene encoding pseudo histidine-containing phosphotransfer protein 5-like isoform X2 codes for the protein MECYNLQRQAACLKRSLFDQGYLDEQFYQIEDLQDEASPNFTEEVVSLFFKDSARLMTNIEQAMEKNPRDFNRWDAHMQQLKGSCSSCMRSFQKLKREHGVLRQKLESYFQLLRQAGPFETATRPGGA